A DNA window from Impatiens glandulifera chromosome 7, dImpGla2.1, whole genome shotgun sequence contains the following coding sequences:
- the LOC124910158 gene encoding probable L-cysteine desulfhydrase, chloroplastic, with protein sequence MGSPHQNKFDLITDAEIRSEFSHHRQDVARINNGSFGSCPASVIAAQKKWQHQFLQYPDNFYFKQLKPSILRSRQAIKELINAEDVDEVSIVDNATTAAAIVLQQTSRAFIKGMYNKGDAVIMLHYAYGAIKKSVQAYVTDVGGRVIEVHLPFPISSNDEIINEFRKALEEGRSNGQNKVRLAMIDHITSMPCFVIPVKELVQICREEGVDQIFVDAAQAVGCVKVDMKEIGADFYTSSLYKWFFCPPASALLYCRRGKSDWDLHHPVVSHEYGNGLANESAWIGTRDYSPQLVVPDVIEFVNRFEGGIEGIRKRNHTKVFEMAEILTNAWGTNLGAPPEMCASMAMVGLPACLEIESDSDCFKLRAHLMTHFGVDVLIYYQVPPPTKDDGNSVITGYARISYQIYNIVEDYYKFRDAINKLVKDGITCEQLSKE encoded by the coding sequence ATGGGCTCTCCTCACCAAAACAAGTTTGACCTCATAACCGATGCCGAAATACGCTCCGAGTTCTCGCACCATCGCCAGGACGTTGCCCGCATCAACAATGGAAGCTTCGGTTCCTGCCCCGCCTCCGTGATCGCCGCTCAGAAGAAATGGCAGCATCAATTCCTCCAATATCCCGACAATTTCTACTTCAAGCAGCTCAAACCCTCGATTCTCCGTAGCCGTCAGGCGATCAAGGAACTGATCAACGCCGAAGATGTCGACGAGGTGTCCATCGTCGATAACGCCACCACCGCTGCTGCTATTGTCCTTCAACAGACAAGTCGGGCTTTCATCAAAGGTATGTACAACAAAGGTGATGCAGTAATCATGCTTCATTACGCCTATGGCGCCATCAAGAAATCCGTTCAGGCATACGTTACTGATGTCGGCGGCAGAGTCATCGAGGTTCACCTTCCTTTCCCTATAAGCTCCAACGACGAAATTATTAACGAATTTAGGAAAGCCCTTGAAGAGGGTAGGTCAAATGGTCAAAACAAAGTTAGGTTAGCTATGATCGATCACATAACATCCATGCCTTGCTTTGTTATTCCCGTCAAAGAACTTGTTCAGATTTGCAGAGAGGAGGGCGTTGATCAAATCTTCGTAGATGCAGCCCAGGCGGTTGGTTGCGTGAAAGTTGACATGAAAGAAATCGGAGCTGATTTCTACACAAGTAGTCTTTACAAATGGTTTTTTTGCCCGCCTGCGTCTGCTCTACTGTACTGTCGACGTGGAAAGTCGGATTGGGACTTGCACCATCCAGTTGTTTCACACGAATACGGGAATGGGTTAGCGAATGAGAGTGCATGGATTGGGACGAGGGACTACAGTCCACAGCTCGTGGTCCCAGATGTGATTGAATTTGTGAATAGATTTGAAGGCGGGATTGAAGGTATAAGGAAGAGGAATCATACCAAGGTTTTTGAGATGGCTGAGATACTGACTAATGCATGGGGTACTAATCTCGGCGCCCCACCTGAAATGTGTGCAAGTATGGCCATGGTTGGGCTTCCGGCTTGTTTGGAAATTGAGAGTGATTCTGATTGTTTCAAGTTAAGGGCACATTTGATGACTCACTTTGGTGTTGATGTGCTTATATATTACCAGGTGCCTCCTCCAACTAAGGATGATGGTAATTCTGTCATAACAGGGTATGCTCGGATATCTTATCAAATCTACAACATTGTTGAAGATTACTATAAATTTCGAGATGCAATTAACAAACTGGTCAAAGATGGAATCACATGTGAGCAGCTCTCAAAAGAATAA